In Acidobacteriota bacterium, the DNA window CACGCCGTCCAGATGCCGCCACGGTCCCAGTCGCTGAATCACCTCCGTCTTGAAGAGCCCGATCACGGATTCGGCCAGGGCGTTGTCGTACGCGTCGCCGCGACTACCCACGGACGGAGCGATGCCCTCATCCGCCAGGCGATCCGTGTACCGCATCGAGAGATATTGCGAACCGTGATCGCTGTGGTGCACGAGGCCGGCCGGCGGCGCGCCGCCGCGAGCGCAGATCGCCTGCTCCAGCGCGTCCAACACGAAGTCCGTGCGCATCGACGACGACACGCGCCAGCCCACGATCCGTCGCGCGAACACATCGATGACAAACGCGACGTACACAAACCCAGCCCAGGTCGCCACGTAGGTGAAGTCCGCGACCCAGAGCTGGTTCGGTCGCGTGGCCTCGAACGTGCGGTCGACCAGGTCGGTGGGACGATCAAGAGCGGGCTGAGACTGGGTCGTGACCTTCCATGCCCGGCCCCGTACCACGCCAGCCAACCCCATCTCGCGCATGAGGCGCTCGACCGTGCAGCGGGCCACGTTGTGGCCCTCCCGGACCAACTGCCGCCAGACCTTCCGCGGCCCATAGACGCCGAAGGTATCCGCGTGCACCCGCTGAATCGCGAGACGGAGCTCGGCATCGCGCTTCGCGCGAGCCGAGCGTTTCGTCGCGTCCCGCTGCTGCGCATGGACTCGGAAGTACGTCGACGGGGCGATCGGCAACACGCGGCAGATCGGCTCGACCCCATACGTCGCACGGTGTCCGTCGATGAAGCGGATCATTTCTTCGGTCGGCGGTCGAGCTCCGCCTGGGCGAAAAACGCCGACGCCTTCCGCAGGATCTCATTGGCACGCGTCAGCTCGCGGTTGTCACGCTCCAACTGCGTGAGCCGCTGGCGCTCATCCGTCGTCAGGCCGCCACGCTGCCCGCGGTCGCGTTCAGCCTGGCGGACCCAATTCCGCAGGGTCTCGGCCGTGCAACCGAACTTGCTGGCGATCGAGGTGATCGCCGCCCACTGCGACGGATGCTCCGGACCATGTTCGCGAACCATGTGGACGGCTCGCTCTCTGACTTCAGGGGAATACTTCCTCGGTCTTGCCATGGGCTAATCCTCTCAAGGAATCAGCCCTCCGAAAAACCCGGGACGGTTCACTATGGATAGCCATCGTCACCGGCCGCCAGATTCTTCAGCGGATGATGCATCCATTTGGCGCCAGTATCGGGTCCTTGAGCAACCCCACCGCGGGTACCATTTCGCTCCCGTGGTGCGGCGCGCGCACTACCCCCCAGAGGTACAACTCTTCGAGGTCGGCTGCCGCGCTCCGGGCGATCTCAACCCGGTATGCCATGCTTGCGTCGCGGCCGGGTGAAGACTTGCTTCGCCGGTCTCGTACGGCCAGCCTTCACGTCGGCCAGGCCACGCTGAATCCCCTCGATCGCTTCGATCCGATCGAGCAGCCCCTGATACGCCTCGGCGGCCTGGACCACGAGCTCGGCCTTCCCATTGATGGTCAGAACCATCGGATTGCCCGTCTTGCGGATGCGCTCCAGCAGGTCAACGGTGTTGCGCTTGAAGTCACTGAGCGACCGGATGTCGTTGGCAAGGTCCAGCATCATGTCCTCATCTGATTCGCACTGAATCTGATGCTCTCACGGAGCCCACGGCTTGAGCAAGACAGCACGGTGACCAGACAGAGCGTCCACCACCACCCGAAGCGCTCCGACAACGTCCGGCGATCAATTGCAGCGCCCCAGCGAACGCCCCATAGTCGCTGCATGACGAGGAGGTGACGCATGTTGGATCGCTACGACCCGCGCGACGATGAGCGCGATGACCGAGATCGGGGCCGCGACCTCGATCGCGGCGGCCGCGGCGGTGGCGACGCGCCTGACCGTCGAGACCGCGAGGCTCGCGACCCCTTCATTCGCGACCTCAACCTGCCGGATGGTCGCGAACGGGAACGCGTCCGCGACCGCGATCGCGTCTACGACATCGACGGCTCCGAGGCCCGCATGCTGGCGACGGTCGGCTCGTTCCGTGTTGTCGCCGAACACGACCTGACGGCGCTGCGCGACGATGCCCGGAAGCCGCATCAGAGCATGCGTCACCTCGAAGACTCGGGGCTGATTCGACGGTCGCCACTCGACGCCAACGACCGCGCCGTCGTCCTTACCGACCGTGGCCGTGATCTGCTCGAAGCCAACCGATCGATCCCGCGCGACGAGCGAACGCATGACCGGCAGGAGTTCTACGCCGGTCTCAGGAAGCCGCCCGAGTTGACCCATGACGTGAAGGTCTACCGCGCCTACGAGCGCGCCGAGGAACGCATTCGCGACCGTGGTGGGCACGTCAGGCGCGTCGTCCTCGACTACGAGATGAAGCGTGACTACCAGCGGTTCCTGCACGAGCGCAATCGCGGCAAGCGGGACTGCGACGGACGCCCCGACCGGGATGCCGAGGAGATCGTGCGATGGGCGCAGGAACGCAACCGTCCGTACGAGCAGGACGGGCACGTGCACTTCCCTGACGCGCGCGTCGAGTACGAAGACCGCGACGGGCTCGATCGCTTCGAAGACCTGGAGATCGTGACGCCGCACTATCGCGGCGCTCATGCGGCTGGCGCTGCGAAGTCCGGCTTCAGTTGCTACGCGTCGAGCGGATCCAGTGTCGGCGGGCGCGGTGGCAGTGGTGGCCGGAGCCCCCGGCTCGCCGAAGAGTTCGTATGAGCACGCTCCCGCTCGAACCGACACCGCTCCCTCCGGCGCCCAGGTACTGGTCTCTCGAAGAGACGAACGCGGAGCGCCTGCACGCGATTGCCGCGTTCGGTTTCACGGAGCGTCAGTCCCGCTTCCTTCTGGAGGTCCTGCTGCACGCCGGCGTCTTCCTCGAACGGCAGTACTGCCAGTTCGCCGGCATCGCCCACGGGCAGAAGAGCACGAACTTCATCCGCACTCTCGTCGGTCGCCGCCTCGCAACGCCGGTGACGCCGGGCAAGCTGCATCGAGGCCGGATGTTCCACGTCCACTACAAGCCACTGTGGACCGCCATCCGCGAGCCCGACAGCCGCTTCCGGAAGCGCGCCGCACCAGGGCGCCTCATCGAGCGCGTGATGCTGCTCGATGCGGTCCTCGATGACCGTTCGATGATCTGGCTGGCGTCCGCGGTGGATAAGCGACACCACTTCCAGGATCACCTCCGCGATCGGTTCGAGCTGATCGACATGCCGCAGCTGCGATTCGGCGACGGCGCGTCACGGATCTATCGCCACTTCCCGGACAAGCTTCCCATCGGCGACGACCGCGAGCGCAGCGACCATCACGTCTTCATGTACCTCGTGACGACGCCCGTCCCGTGGGACTTCAGGCTGTTCCTTCTGCGGCACATCCCACTACTGCGTCAGCTGAGCCGCTGGACCATCCGGCTGCTATTGCCGAAGCCCCTCGTCCGAGCGCGCCAGAGCTACCTGCACGCGGCGCGTGAGCACCTGGTGGGAGCCGCCAGGGGTCGGAACGTCTCCATGATCGAGGAGATGTTCCAGCAGCGGCGACGGCTTGCCGAGCCGAACCCGGAGCCGCCGTACGCCCGGTACCAGGAGGACGTCCGCCTGACATCAGCGCCGCGGTTCCGCGCCCTGTATCACCAGTGGCTTGCCGATCCCGAGCGGACGCTCCGGTTCGCGGATTCCAACGTCCTTTCCGACGCGCTGGAACGCGGATTGGGCCACGTCGAGTGCGTCGAGCTCTCGCGCCAGTACCTGCATCTCTCCCCCTTGGTCGACGTCGCCTGACGCGGCCGGGGATACGCCGTACACCTCCTTTCCGATGGCAGAAGTATGCGAAGACGGCATAGTATTGCCGGCCGTCCAATCACCGTGCGCCGGAGCGCTTCCACTGCGCCCGCTGTCGACACATCCTCGCGTGCGATGCCGCCGCCAAGACGGAATAGTCGAGGACAACCCCTGGGGACCACCTCGATTTCGCAGGTCGTCCCCTTCGCGCGATTCTGCCTACCCCTGC includes these proteins:
- a CDS encoding IS3 family transposase (programmed frameshift), whose amino-acid sequence is MARPRKYSPEVRERAVHMVREHGPEHPSQWAAITSIASKFGCTAETLRNWVRQAERDRGQRGGLTTDERQRLTQLERDNRELTRANEILRKASAFFRPGGARPPTEEMIRFIDGHRATYGVEPICRVLPIAPSTYFRVHAQQRDATKRSARAKRDAELRLAIQRVHADTFGVYGPRKVWRQLVREGHNVARCTVERLMREMGLAGVVRGRAWKVTTQSQPALDRPTDLVDRTFEATRPNQLWVADFTYVATWAGFVYVAFVIDVFARRIVGWRVSSSMRTDFVLDALEQAICARGGAPPAGLVHHSDHGSQYLSMRYTDRLADEGIAPSVGSRGDAYDNALAESVIGLFKTEVIQRLGPWRHLDGVEIATLTWVDWFNTRRLLEPIGYVPPAEYEAQYYEQAAVA
- a CDS encoding type II toxin-antitoxin system Phd/YefM family antitoxin is translated as MLDLANDIRSLSDFKRNTVDLLERIRKTGNPMVLTINGKAELVVQAAEAYQGLLDRIEAIEGIQRGLADVKAGRTRPAKQVFTRPRRKHGIPG